The nucleotide sequence GTTTGCTCCTCAATTTGTCTTAAGCGCTCCATTAATTCCTCCTTTTCACGCtctattctttccttttccttttctgctatctccctttttttcttctcattttccaaCTGTGccctgaattaaaaaaaaaaaaaaaaaccaaaaaaaccaaaagaacagTAAAAAGGTTTCTTTAATCTCCAACGTATTAAATGCCACTCTTTGGATGCAGGTAGCCAATTTCTCACTTTACTCAGCTAGCAGGGAAGGACAATTTTAAATGTCTTCTAATTCAGTTTCTGCTTCAAAATACTGTAGAGAAAAACAATTTATGAACAGAACTGATAATTAACTTTGGTTATGGTTCAGCCAGGTGAATCCACAATTATATCTGCATTTTAAGCATGATGTTTCATCTAGGTTAGAAATGgcaacagtatttttttaatacacaaaaGGTAAGCCAGGACATTCTTCACAGAACTTGCTTTAAGGGTTCACCCGGAGAGTATGAAATTGTCTAAGAATGAAGCAACAGAGAAGTAAGGCTTTCACAAAATACATAACGGGGAACAACAGAACAGCTACTATTACTGTGCTGAAAGCTCAAAAAAGATAACGTATTTATATTAAGACAGGGGAGCCATGCCAATTCACCAACCTGCTTACAtagtgcagaaagaaaagcagctctcTCTTTTCTAGAATTGTAAGATCTACGGTATTCTATGACTTATTAAAAaggtagaatttttttctgtttcatgaaGTTTGTTAATTACCTTTCCAATTGTTTCTGGTGTTTCTCTTCTCTGGCTTGGGCCTTCATCTGTTGCACTTCAATTGTATCAGGTTTCCTTCGCCTCATGTACAATTCATGATTTCCCATACACAGTGCCAAAATTCGCTTGTTAATTCTCAGACGGGGtgcataaaaaacaaaatcctagGAAAAAAGCAATTCCAGTATATCCAttaacctaaaaaaaaatatacttattACAAGATTCAAAACACTACTGCATTCTAGCATCGGTTAAATGAACACAAGTATTTGGAGCAAATGAACACCATAATCTATAAACCTAGCTACTGCCAGAAACTTGTAAGACAAATTCAAAACTGCTCCTGGATTACTCCAGAAATTAGCTGCTTtataaaaaattacttaaaacgCTAAAAAATGAGACTATTCTCTACTCTACATTGAAGTAATTTGACCTAGAAAGTCTCATGAAATGTGCtgttgcaagaaaaaaaaaaaaaagaaaaacaagaggaaaGACAGAGAATTTAGCACATTATGCTGTCTTTTCAACACATCACGAAGTATTAGTTATACTTAAAATCCCCGAACAATTCAGGAGTATCAAACAgaatggaaagagagaaaataaacataccatatttcaaaatgaacattttcttttgatttctgACTATTCTATCTGTAAAAGTACTAAATGTCACCAATATTTACTAATGCCTTAATGCCAGAGCAAGTTCTTGCATGTTTAAATCACTTCATACAGCATGTGATACTACTGCACACACTACTTACAGGGGCCTTTTTGTCAATTGGCTTTATGACAAATTTTTTGTCATTAAAAGAGATGTTTCTTATTTCACTCCAAGGAAAACCAATCTTGGGTGTCAaccttcaaaaagaaaaagttttcattAGAAGCAGCAGGGATGTGCACTCCATATATATGAATTCAATAAGGATTATGTCTTTACCATTCTCACTATTACACTTcacaacatttaaaatattacattcACAACATCATGTTTTAATGTAAACATTAACAACAGTTCAAGCATATTTTGgtagatttttctttctataaatATTCCATCATATTAATTACATTTCAATAAATTACATGGCATTGTAACAAAAGGCATTTTGATTTGTGACTTATTCTGCTAGTATTATCCAGATGCTAAACATCACGATCATGTAGCCATTCTTTATATGGCATTGGTAACTGTATTTTCACTTGAAATAATAACTATGTAAACGTGAGAAACTGACAtttcaaatactgaaatgtAGTAACTTTCAGCCACCTTGTAGTCAGATATGTGTTGTTACATGTCCAGAATTCAAGTTATATTTATTTCCCTTGCATcttaagcaaaataaattcagaaattgTTACAATGGTATGCATCAACTGCataacagtaaatatttttctgtcaagCACAGAAGTTTTTTCAATTCATATTATCTTAATTATTAAtaccagaaaatatttaagtatttgATTGCCAACTGTCAGGAGACAGGAAATGCCAAAAATTGCCTCATAGCTCAATCTCATCTCGACATTTTGAATATTTCCTGCTTTCAGGAGTTATATTGCCATCTAATGGCAATTAAGGCTTACAGAATTTTGTTATAGAGTATATACATCTAAAGTTGACTGTTCCCATCTGCAGTTTGACATATCATGTGTAACTTCAAACCACTGTGAACAGTCTATTGACATCAGATACTATTTACAAGTGctagtaaagaaagaaaagagtaaGTTTGTTGTTCTATTTTGAAATTCTTCATATTCCctacatttcagatttttcctcTTCAAGTAGAACAGATTATTTGATCTCTTTATCAGGGCATATAAATGAACTACTTTCTTTGGTGTCTAaaaggtttcatttttaaatatctaAGTTTTTTACGCTTCAACATCTATAATCCTTGTCAAGGATCTTACAAAAGTTTCTCATTAAATACATTGCTCAGCTTTAAAACATCCTTTTCATCCTGACCAAAGGGAATGTTTTGAGTGAAAGGTACAGGAAGAAACCATACAAAGATGGTCTAGCTGTAGTAATTTATATAAAGCCAGGTAAATTTAAACTTCCACAGAActgctcttcctttcccttcttttgcATCCCTAATCTTTAAAATTGAAGCTTCCTGGCAGTTAACATCTCTCTCTTTTATTCTATCTCTTACATACTTTAGAAAGAGAACTTGTTTTGCCACATCTTACAGAACACACAGTAAGGTGGGGAGTGTGCAATCTCAGATAGCAACTCCTAGGACAGAACTGCAAAATGGGTATTTCCAACTTACTTATCATCATGCTCATAAATATTCAGACCCAACGCATCAACTCCTAGCCACAATTCAgttccttttttattctttatttcaaaatagttGACTCCATACATTTCCAAGTCTTGTGCTATCTTAAGGTATTCCATCATAGAATCCTCcctgatgaagaagaaaaattggtATGGTTTAGACAACAAATCATAAGTACATTGTAAGAATAAGGGAACTGCAGAATAAACAGTTGGGGTAAAACTTAAGTTACTAATTAAATCTCTCTCTAAAATAGTTTGACTCAGATACTTTGAAGAGCTCTACACCCCAATATCCAAGTAGAGTCCAATCATTGCACTTTATCTTCCTGCCCCACAAGCTAAGGACATACTAAGTGTCTTTTTGAGGCAGGCAAAGGACAAAGGCAGTGGACACCCTTACCAGAATTCATGTAGGTAAACCAACAACCTGACTGGAAACTCAACTCTCACGTAAGTCTTTCATAACTATCTACCCTAGTCAGAATAAAAGAAAGCTGTTTTCCAAACAAATACCTCCCAAAATACATCCTAATAATTATGAAAGGTGCCATGAACATTGTTTACATAATTACCTTAACATTCCCCTGTGCTCTTCATGCCAGTTCTGTATTCTTTCTTCCCACTGTTCTTTTGTCAGTTTGTGCTGTTCTAACACACTGTGAATAGAAATTGTTGCTGTTAAATGACACTGACAACAAACTTGCCCTCTTTTGTTGCACAGCACAACATATGCTTTAACGGAATGAACTTAAAAGAGGATTTCCTATATACTGTTCATATTTACAGCACagaaacttttcattttaacaaattcccttccaaaataGTGTGTaagtctcctttttttcccttggtatTCTATACTCTTTGTAACAGAAGTCACACCATTGCACACCTCAGCTAAGTCATAAAATGTAATGTTTACAACAGCTGAAAATGCACACCACTGGAAATGTAGAATCCTCTGGTAACAATGCTGTAAATTTCTCTCTAGGTGTGCAAAGATACTCAAGCTTTCATTCTGCTgccatttgaaagaaaaattaagaccTTAAAACAAGTTCACAGACAACCttgctgagggtttttttaatttttccttaatGAATAAAATCAATAGGGAAGCAGCATCAGAaagctttttaatatttaatctacAAGAGGCTGCAATGATGGAATTATATTTTGACCTACTAGAACTTTCAGTGTAGTAATacagtaaaaaattaaatgcatatGACAACTTTATTGTGGTTTCATTCCATGTATCTAGCATTTCAGGCATTTCTGGAGAAACTGTTTTAAAGACAATTAAACACCTGAGCATTTGTCTACTGAAGTAGACTTATGCTTAAGTATACTTAAGTATATGAATTTGTGCTGTCCTCAAGCActgcaatatattttatttgtagTACATTTACTTTCAGGAAATTATTATCATTTAAGTGTACAAAAACATggaaactgaagaaaaggagactgTCAAATGAATTTTAGTTACTTCTATATTGgagtattttgattttaatttagCAGAAGCAGGCCTCCAGTAACATGACATGATTTTGGAGTTCTTTGGAAATGTGTTCAACTAAATCTGTGCGGGTGGTTGTGGACAGGACAGGAAATACATCTCAAGAAACCTGCAGCTGTGATGCTTCTTTgttatttaatgtttaaattaaGGATCTCTGAATTTACTAGCAAAAAGAGGAACTCTAATAAAGCCACCATTAAATGCATGTTATCActtagtattttatttataaaaaatgtaTTACAGTTAGGTTTATGTGCAGTATTTGGTGCAAAACCCATCTCACTCACCGCTGGGGGAGAAGCCTGTCATTGGCTAGGTATCCCAGTTTATGGATCTCCTTACTGTAATCTCCATACTTGGACTGGACAGCATAAGAAGCCAGAAGAACTGCAGTTTCTGGTGGGCAATATATTTCATCATTTAAGATCGACTCTTTGACTTGCAGGAAGAAAAGTCTCTGAGTTATTTCCTGAATTAATTCTTCAGATACATCCTCTGGAAAAAACTTGGCCCTGAACTTAAATTGCAAAGGATTTTCTTTCCGTACATCTTGCTGTGTTACCTGAGGGAgaagaataaagagaaaaacaaaaagagcaaTAAATGGTAAATTAAATGTGATTTAACAGTACTTAACTCTCCAGCTCTTCTACACTGAAACCCGGAGCTTCCCAACAAGCCCACTTGGAACTCCTTGAAAGGTTCACGTGGTGCAAACAAGTACATCAATTTGAATAAATCAGACAATTTTGAAATACTACATAAAGGCGGGTTAAGggattttctttgttgttgttttgtagGCTTgtgtgaatttttatttatcacAATAAAGACCTGGAAACTAAGAAGCTGCAACAGACATTAAAAAGATCAAAACTATATCCAAGGAtgatttgcaggaaaaaaaattaaggtctAACAGTGGTTCTTCAGCAAGAACTACAGCACATTTCTTTAATGTGAGTATGAAGTTGGATTTCTTTAAAAGCCTTTCAACTATTGGAATAAATGtatgtgctttttttcctgtgcaaaagcaTTAATTCCTTTAATCCcgtttttttttctagaatggATAAGCTTTAAAACCgatttctgaaaagaaatcatACAGTTTTAAGACTTCCTCTACTTCAGATTTCAACACTCGTTTTTATGTAGAATTTTACTTCATTTGTGCTCAGTTTGCAGCACGAATTATGGCCAAAGTAAAAACATTCAAACTAGAAACTAAGCTAATTTTAACTTAAAATAGTAATTGCTAAAATGTACATTCATAGTAAAACAATTCTCATGCATCCCAGTTAAAGCACTTTATTACACAATGTgtaataaatcaaaataaatcttGAACTCGGAGGTATGTTTTATGTGCACTGTTAATCCCACTAAAACCTCCTTGTTATGCATGAAATTATTTATCTGTTTGCTCAACTTGAAGGAAGTCTCAAAAACTGAATACAATAAATACAACCTTTTAAACTCATAATACAGCATcagtacatatatatatatattttttcaacaTTTGAGTtgtcagttttaaaatttttgcttGTTCTTCATTATTGTCATGCATTATCTACAGATGCAGCATTTCATCTCAGTGAAAAATTAGCTGTGCACACCATAATAACATCTTATTTGCTCATCTATTCTTTATGATATTTTATCTGCATATACTGAAAATATGTAAATAGTAATTTAAAAGTGAGACACAAGTTTGACGCATTTCTGAATAAAATGTTAcaagtttttttaaaggaaaaaataactgtCTTAgtcaaagttttaaaaattagcataccctcagctgcttctgaacTGTACCAGAAACTTAACTTGCTAAAGGTTTTCACAGAGCAAtgtcttctgtatttttcataaCTGATGCAATAAATCCCATAGTCTCCAACCACTTGAGACAAGCCATTACAGTCAAACAAAGTACCTGTAGCACTACAATATTTATTGTGTATAAAACAAGATGTATGAAATTCTAGGAGACAGATTTGGTGGTTAGCAGGTTTAACTGACTGGATTTACCACAGAGGAGAAGCAAAGATTACATAAGTGCAGACAATGGGACTTGCTCCTAAAACTCTCCCAATTTGCCTGGTAATACTGAAGGTAAGTAAGGTATTCTTGATTAGTATCTCCATTCTAAACAGTGACAAATAATCTGACAGACAATATTAAAATAAGAAGTGGCCATTCAAATTcataaatgcaatttaaagtAAAATGACCCAGTAACTGGGTTATACAAGGTACTCAAcgctgtttggaaaaaaaaaaaattaccctaCAATCTACCTATTAGACACCTAAAGTTTAGAAGCCAATTATTTTGCCTTGTTTAAAGATTAATAGCTGTATGCATACAAATTCCTGAAGCTCAAATACTTCCCATACACATGCCCAAACTgtaaaacaataattttattatgttttgcTACACAAAAATGGGACAATCATATGAATTAAAGTTTTCCTaatgcatgcatgcatgcatgcattCCACAGTACTGGAAACTATCTCCTCAAATTAAATATTGATGCAGCTTTGCATATTCTTTATAATTAATCTAACTTAACATTCTTTTGTCATTTaaagaacatgaaaaacaatttttcaacTAACTTTGAAGCCAGCTATACCTCACTTAAGGTATTAAATCAGCAAAGCTTATAAAACATATTCAAACTGTACACTTGGCTAAATACGAGGGAATTGTTACCTTTTTATTTAGCTTCAGCCAAGTTGAGTAGCCTTTGCTGTCCACATACTGCAgcccaaaaaaccaaacttcaCGAAGACCAACAGTTTTCACCACCTAAAGATAAATGAGCCACAATCATCAGTAATCACtacagtacttttttttttttttaactggtaCTGTGTAGCTTAATCAAGCTATGTAAACGATTTCAAACTGAAATGTAATCAAGTCTTACAAGAacaaaaaatgataaaatagtAGCAAAACATCAGGTTCAGGGAACCCCAGAGTTCTAAATAAACTCAAACGCTCCAAGCTACCAACTGGAGCATGCAGCTCGCTGTGTACATCAGCACCTGAGGAACAGAAAGTAGTAACAGGACCCTGAGGTTATAAAGCACATCTGGGAAATGACCTGCAGCCCTATGGAGAAGTGAGTACACTTCAACTGAAGACAGACGGTGAAATGATAATAAAGAGTAACATTTGTGGATAATTATGATGTAACGAGGATGAACTGCCTCCTTCAAATAGTTCTGCCATCTTCCAAGAGTTAATGATAAAAGGGGTAAGAATGATCTACCTAATTAAACATACATGACTTTCTTGTAAGATTTCAGATCAGATCTACCACCAAAAGCTACTAGAGAAGCAAAACTGCCTTTGAATAGAGGGAAGGTTGTTCTATGGATAGACTGCTTaaaaagacagacaaaaaataCAAGCTGTTTTCATAATAGAATTTAGTTTAACCACTGGGAAAGTCCCCCAGGACTTCAAAAAAACGGATGAAACTGATGTGGCAAAAATCTGCTGTAAAAAACCTTCCATAAAGATCTGTGAATAACAGTAATACCTTAAAGATCTGTAAATAAACTCAATAAAAGATCATaatgaataaaagcaaaatactgtACACAAAAGACAACAATTTAAATTATGTGAACAAAGTTCTAGTAAAGCAAAAAGGCAAGAAAGCTATTACATTACTATACACATGTATGGTACTCACAAATCTCTAATTTTACATAAGACTGGTCAAATCATAAAAAAGgatgctgcagcactggaaTTGTTTCAGGAACGTTGAAAAGAATGATCAGTGACTTGGAACATTTTCTGCAGAGCTAAGACAAGAACTAGGGCTACTGACAGAAATAAGGAAAGATATGATACAGGTCTATAAAACTTGCACAGCATGTAGAAGGAAATAGGCAATGATTGGTCATTATTTCTTATAATGTAAGAATTAAGAGAATCAGCAGAAATCATGACATAGCAGgctcaaagcaaacaaaaagaaggaCTTTTACTACAGAGTATAATGAAACTGTGGAACTATTTTACAAGTCTTTTGCACTGCAAAAGCATATATGGATTTAATAAGCAATTAATCAGAAAGGTCCAGCAAAGATTATTAAATTACTGTAAACTCTGGCTCCAAACATCACGTATGGTAGTACTTACATATGTCCTCAGGTTGGACCATGGTGCCAAGCTGCTTTACTGAAGGCTGTTTTATGGAAGCATTCAGATGCATGTGAAGTAAATAGAATTTTACACATAGATCCTCCTCCATTTTAAAGAAGTACTATCAGGTTGCAAAATTAAGATTTTGAAAATTAGAAAACGTCATAAGATAATTATGCAAACTTACTTCTGCTGCCTTGCATATTTGCATAGTCACGTAACAACCACTCAAGTGTGcaccttttttccacctttatcaTTTCACCTTCAAACTCCAAAGCACAAAATGGACAATGTTTGTTGATCCAACCTGATTGATGCCTTGAGTGAGCACAGTTATTTCTGCTAGAATTCCCACATAATTTCCTTTAGATCATAAGAAATGCTAAGAACAGGTGTATGTTACCAGTACGGCCCCAAGCAGCACTAAATTTGGTGCCCCAATTCAAGAATTCCAGacttgctgtttgttttggcACAGATCTTTTATACAATGCTGATCAAACCAATCATGGCTTTATCAGATGACAGAGAATGCTCTTTACTTAGCAGCTGTCCAAGCTGAGCCCTTGTACCTTATCAGCTCTCTGAGTTGCAAAGAACTGCAGATATTCAACAGCTCCGCCAATAAGGCATAAGGAGACAAGTGCCTATGCTCACGTTGAAACACTCTGCTCTCAACCCACACTTAGCAATGCAGAGCTACACAAGTTTGCAAAATCAACACTAAAACCTGCAGAATCCACAAATAAGGAAAAAGGCATTGCCTACACTGCCTCTCAGctcaaaggaaagagaaataacCTTGCTGAAAATATGTACAAAGATAATACATGCACTCATGCACTGCAGTAACATGATACGAAAACTAAGTAGAGAATGAAAAACTTAGGAGTTTGATTCTGGCTCAAAACTTCCATTAAGTAGCTTCAGGCAAGTGTTCATCACATCTGGAAAACACATTTATCCACCACCACATCCTACAACTTGGCTATTAATAGGCAACAAAACCTTCTTGTAGAAAAGCAACCAGTATGCTTGGGCAAATCATAATATACACATAAGACAACCTAACAAAGATTTCATACAGTCACCTTCCACAAGATTGTAAGGAAGGCTTCGGAGACATCTGGAAAGTACAGTGGGGTACAACATGAAATAAAACCCTCACATTCCTTCTGAATGGCAGCTAGAGTGAACCAAAAGCTACTAATGCACAGTGCCAACAAAACAACTAACCCACAATTATCACCAGCATGTGGAAATATATCCTTCACAGGGTTCTTCTTCTCCCAGGAAAGCTATAGATGCTTAACTGGTTCACTACAGGACAGATCCCCTCTTGTCTATTCTGACGACTGACAGGATAGACAGGGGGACCAATGGTAAGTATGTTAGAACACCTTCTGAAAtgcaagtaattaaaaaaaaagtgcttgtGCAATAAATAAGAAGTTTACTGAGTTTaacaatggaaaagaaaaagccacagATTTCAAATGCTGAATTGTCTGCTAGCAGATGAAGACGATGTGAACACACATATGGAATGGGTAACAAATAAACAGCTCCAGAAAACACCAATTAAAAGCTTAAAAGAACACTGGCTGGTAAAAGGTTGAAAGGTTGTTCACCAAAAATGTAGAGGAGCACCAGGTAACAGCTGAATTCGTGGAGAGGttattttctgcaaataatACCCAACCTGCTTGTCAGGTTCACGACTTCTGCATAAAACTTGAAGGCCAATCCTTTCAGTAACATTGCTACTCAATTCTCTTTCTAAAGAGAAATGGGATAActttttgtctgaaaatttCATGCTGATTTTCACAAAACAGTTCAGCTCTTGATGCTACACTGTGGAACTGTATGAATTTAAGATCAGGCTAAAAATAGTTGTGTTTCTTAAACACAACTATTTTGGTTGATTTTTCTtgacctaatttttttttcaatttaaaactcCAGAGGTGAGAGTTGGTGAGGTGTCAAACACCACAAAGAGAACTCAGGAACAAACAAGAGAGCATGACAACAAATTCAGAACTGTATCTTTGTTCCCTGTTTGTGTATGCCCCAATTTGGATGAGCCTGATTACCTGGGCACAAGACATTACACAGCAGAATGACACCCCACCCAACAGTGCATGGCAGAAGATAGCAAAGGCTGGCGAAATACAAGTAATAGCTTGAGCCTTCTATGCCACAGAATACCATACTTCTatttgatgatgatgatggttaGACAAAAAGCAAGACAGTCTCTTTTTTCAAGAAGTCTTTTTGAGAGTCATGAAGCTTATTCCTTCATAGGGGCTAAAGATACACTGCTACTGATGTTAGAGAATagagcaggcagcaagtgctAAGAGGCAGTCACTTCAAATAAAAACTGCAAAGGCAATTTCATTTATCCAAAAGTTCAGTATTAAAACAATAAACATTCTCTTCTTTTCAATTTATATAAGACATTTCACTGACTCTAAAAGATCAACTAAAAGTTTAAAGAACTTTTTCAATGTGTTACTTTCTCTTAGTACTCATCACATACTGCAAGCATCGTTAATGGAATGGACAGAAACAACTAATAGCCTCAACTGCTGATCTACTTTTTTGAAGAGCAATTTCAGATACTTGCACATTTCCTAAATAAAGGCATACATCTTGGGTCCATGTaacaaaacatatttattgGTATCTTGCTGGAAAATGACACAACATATTGACAAGATTCTATTCTTAAGGTTTCCTGTAACACCCCACAATACAAGTCAAAAACTTATTTCAAGATTCTTACGACTAACATCACATGAGTGCAAGAACAATCCTGTTTAAGAAATGGTTCACTTGGTCCAACTGACTGATGTATAACACACACCATCAAATGAGAGTGTGCAGTTCTGATACATCTGCAATCCATAAGCACATTAAGGTCATAATTTTCAactattcttttttcctttcctttttctaaaatacaaatttcaaaCTGATTCATAGGAAAACAGTACTTAATTCTAATACTGGGGAAGTGAAAAACCATCTTACAGAGTCCATAGTTGGAAAGCAATTGTTTTAGCTTTCATTAATGAACTTACAtacatatttctaaaatatgCATTTCTAACAACCATATTGCAGTAGCAACTATAATATTATTAGACATAAAACCCACAGTTAATTTCAAAGTAGTTCCATACACAATTTATCTGAAGCCTCATTGGTAACATATTTAGAGAACTGTCTTTGAATTCAGTATGTTCCATGAGAACTAATGATGAAATTCACACTTAACTCAGAGCATATCTCAGATAACATAAGGACAAACAACCTGTACACAAGAACACTACCACTTTTTCAGACTACACCTTAACAACCACAATACTCTCACGTATTTCACTCATATATACATAGAGACAAGTGAGTTACCTGATCAAAGAGTTGCTTGCCTGTTGTATTGGGCTGGATGGCAAATTCCAACTCTGCATCCATTGTGGTTACTCTGACATTGATCTACAGAAcataaggaaatatttaaatcatATTGTAAGAGTGCAATGCTTCTGTATCCTGCGATTAGCCTGTTAAAAACAGTAAGTTCAACAATTTTAATCATCTTttgcacacacagaacacagtaggaagaaaaacagaaaatttgaaCCTCGAAAATTCTCATCTTTATTTAGCGTAAAAGCACAATCAGGATAGTATTTACCGGTAGGTTGGAAGGTTAAATTAAAG is from Cinclus cinclus chromosome 2, bCinCin1.1, whole genome shotgun sequence and encodes:
- the RDX gene encoding radixin isoform X1; this encodes MPKPINVRVTTMDAELEFAIQPNTTGKQLFDQVVKTVGLREVWFFGLQYVDSKGYSTWLKLNKKVTQQDVRKENPLQFKFRAKFFPEDVSEELIQEITQRLFFLQVKESILNDEIYCPPETAVLLASYAVQSKYGDYSKEIHKLGYLANDRLLPQRVLEQHKLTKEQWEERIQNWHEEHRGMLREDSMMEYLKIAQDLEMYGVNYFEIKNKKGTELWLGVDALGLNIYEHDDKLTPKIGFPWSEIRNISFNDKKFVIKPIDKKAPDFVFYAPRLRINKRILALCMGNHELYMRRRKPDTIEVQQMKAQAREEKHQKQLERAQLENEKKKREIAEKEKERIEREKEELMERLRQIEEQTMKAQKELEEQTRRALELDQERKRAKEEAERLEKERRAAEVAKAALAKQAADQMKNQEQLAAEIAEFTAKIALLEEAKKKKEEEASEWQHKAFAAQEDLEKTKEELKSVMSAPPPPPPPPVVPPTENEHDEHDENNAEASAELSSDGVMNHRSEEERVTETQKNERVKKQLQALSSELAQARDETKKTQNDVLHAENVKAGRDKYKTLRQIRQGNTKQRIDEFEAMLQKYDLLQPLG
- the RDX gene encoding radixin isoform X3, encoding MPKPINVRVTTMDAELEFAIQPNTTGKQLFDQVVKTVGLREVWFFGLQYVDSKGYSTWLKLNKKVTQQDVRKENPLQFKFRAKFFPEDVSEELIQEITQRLFFLQVKESILNDEIYCPPETAVLLASYAVQSKYGDYSKEIHKLGYLANDRLLPQRVLEQHKLTKEQWEERIQNWHEEHRGMLREDSMMEYLKIAQDLEMYGVNYFEIKNKKGTELWLGVDALGLNIYEHDDKLTPKIGFPWSEIRNISFNDKKFVIKPIDKKAPDFVFYAPRLRINKRILALCMGNHELYMRRRKPDTIEVQQMKAQAREEKHQKQLERAQLENEKKKREIAEKEKERIEREKEELMERLRQIEEQTMKAQKELEEQTRRALELDQERKRAKEEAERLEKERRAAEVAKAALAKQAADQMKNQEQLAAEIAEFTAKIALLEEAKKKKEEEASEWQHKAFAAQEDLEKTKEELKSVMSAPPPPPPPPVVPPTENEHDEHDENNAEASAELSSDGVMNHRSEEERVTETQKNERVKKQLQALSSELAQARDETKKTQNDVLHAENVKAGRDKYKTLRQIRQGNTKQRIDEFEAM
- the RDX gene encoding radixin isoform X2; protein product: MESSPADKDLVILINVRVTTMDAELEFAIQPNTTGKQLFDQVVKTVGLREVWFFGLQYVDSKGYSTWLKLNKKVTQQDVRKENPLQFKFRAKFFPEDVSEELIQEITQRLFFLQVKESILNDEIYCPPETAVLLASYAVQSKYGDYSKEIHKLGYLANDRLLPQRVLEQHKLTKEQWEERIQNWHEEHRGMLREDSMMEYLKIAQDLEMYGVNYFEIKNKKGTELWLGVDALGLNIYEHDDKLTPKIGFPWSEIRNISFNDKKFVIKPIDKKAPDFVFYAPRLRINKRILALCMGNHELYMRRRKPDTIEVQQMKAQAREEKHQKQLERAQLENEKKKREIAEKEKERIEREKEELMERLRQIEEQTMKAQKELEEQTRRALELDQERKRAKEEAERLEKERRAAEVAKAALAKQAADQMKNQEQLAAEIAEFTAKIALLEEAKKKKEEEASEWQHKAFAAQEDLEKTKEELKSVMSAPPPPPPPPVVPPTENEHDEHDENNAEASAELSSDGVMNHRSEEERVTETQKNERVKKQLQALSSELAQARDETKKTQNDVLHAENVKAGRDKYKTLRQIRQGNTKQRIDEFEAM